One Thioclava sp. ES.031 genomic window, GATCGTGACGACGGTGCTGATGCTTCTCGCGCTGAACTTCCTGCCCAAGATCACCTCGATCGAATCCAGCCGGATGAAGATCGGCTTCGACGTCGGGCTTTCGGTCGCGGCGGGCGTCGCGGTCTCGGGGCTGATCTACGCGCTGCTGACCCGCGATTTCGCCTTCCCGACGATGTCCGGCTACATGCTCGACAACAGCTACAACCTCGCGGGCGGGGACAACGTGGTGAACGTGATCCTCGTGGACTTCCGTGGCTACGATACGTTCGGCGAGATCACGGTGCTGGGCATCGCCGCGCTGGTGATCTTCGCGCTGACCGAGGCGCTGCTGCAGGGCGCGTCCTCGCGCAAGCTGATCGCGTGGCGTCCCGACGTGCCGCGTGGCGGCGACAAGCACCCGCTGATGTTGCTGATCGTGACGCGGGTGATGATGCCGATCGCGCTGGTCGTGGGGCTCTATATCTTCCTGCGCGGCCACAATGAGCCCGGCGGCGGCTTCATCGCCGGTCTCGTCGTCGCGATCGCGCTGGTGACGCAATACATGGCCTCGGGCTTTGCATGGACGCAGGCGCGCCAGAAGGTCTATTACCACGTGCTGATCGCGTCCGGCGTGCTGGTCGCGGGGATCACCGGGGCCGGGGCGTTCTTCAACGACATGCCCTTCCTGACCTCCGATTTCGGCTATGTGAAGCTGCCCGGCCTCGACAAGTTCGAGCTGGCGACCGCTGCGGGCTTCGACCTCGGCGTGTTCCTCGGCGTCGTCGGCTCGGTGATGCTGGCGCTTGGCGGGCTGAGCCGCCTCGCGCGCCGCGCCGCAATGGGCGAGGAAGGCGGCGAAGAGGGCGCGCATATCGCGGCCGAGAAGCCGGAGGCCCGCGTGCTCGCGCCGCTCTCGGCCGGGCCCTATCCGCCCGAAGCCAAAGTGCCGCGCCGCTGGTGGAAGACCGCCCGCGCCGCACGCGAAGCCACCCAGAACGAGCGTGACACCGTGCACGAGAACAAGAAGACCAACGGGGGCGATCACTGATGGAAGTGCTCGTTGCATCGGCCATCGGCGTGCTGACCGCCGCCGGCATCTACATGATCCTGCGTCTGCGCACCTTCCCCGTGGTGGTGGGCATGTCGCTGCTGTCCTACGCGGTGAACGTGTTCCTGTTCGCCACCGGTCGTCTGGTAATCAACCAGCCGCCGATCCTGCGCGACGGCGTCACCTCCTATACCGACCCGATCCCGCAGGCGCTGGTTCTGACCGCGATCGTGATCTCCTTCGGGATGACGGCGGTGGTCGTGATGCTCGCGCTTGGCGCCTTCATCGAGGCGGGCAATGACCGCATCGACCTCGAGGAAGAGGAGGACGGCCAATGATGGAGCATTGGATCATCGCGCCCGTCCTGATCCCGGCGATGCTTGCGCCGCTGATCGTGCTGTGGATGCGCTACGATCTGGTCACGCAGCGCGTGGCCTCGATCCTCGGCATGTCGGCGCTTCTGGTGCTGGCCATCGTGCTGATGGTGTCGGCCTCGATGGGCCCGCCCGAGGTCTATCGCCTCGGCAACTGGGAGCCGCCCTACGGCATCGTGCTGGTCCTTGACCGGCTGTCCGCGCTGATGCTGCTGCTGACCTCGATCCTCGGCCTCGTGATCGTGCTCTATGCGATCGGCTCGGGCTGGGACAAACGCGGCTGGCATTTCCACTCGCTGATGCAGTTCCAGATGATGGGGATCAACGGCGCCTTCCTGACGGGCGACGCGTTCAACCTGTTCGTCTTCTTTGAAGTGCTGCTGATCGCCTCCTATGGTCTGATGATCCATGGCGGCGGGCGCGCACGGCTGAAATCGGGCGTGCAATACGTGGTCTACAACCTCGCGGGCTCGACGCTGTTCCTCTTCGCGCTGGGGACGATCTACGCGACGGCAGGTACGCTCAACATGGCCGATCTGGCGGTGAAGGTGGCCGAGATGCCCTCCGAGCAGACGGCGCTGATCAAGGTCGGTGCGGCGCTTCTGATGTTGGTCTTCGCGGTCAAGGCCGCGCTGGTGCCGCTGCAGTTCTGGCTGCCCGCGACCTACACCAATGCACCCGGCCCGGTGGCGGCGCTGTTTGCGATCATGACCAAGGTCGGGACCTATGCGATCGTCCGCGTCTATACGCTGATCTTCCCGATCACCGGCACGATCGGCACGCTTGCCCATGACATCCTGCTGCCCTCCGCGTTCCTGACGATCGCGATCGGGATGATCGGCATTCTCGGCGCCCGCGACATGGGCCGCACGGTCGCCTATGCGGTGATCGGCTCGGTCGGGACGATGATGCTGGCATTTGCGCAGTTCACTCAGGGCGCGACCACGGCGGGTCTTTACTACATGATCCACTCGACGCTGATCGCCGGGGCGATGTTCCTGATCGCCGATCTCGTGCGCGAGCGGCGCGGGCGCTGGGGGCTCGGCTTCACCGATGCGCCGCTGATGAAGAACCACGGGCTGATGGCGGGCATGTTCTTCATGGGCGCGATCGCGATGGCCGGGATGCCGCCGCTCTCGGGTTTCCTCGGCAAGCTGATGATCCTCGATGCGACGCGCGGCCAATGGGCGCTTTGGGCGACGGTTCTGGTGACCTCGCTGATCGCCATCGTGGGCTATGCCCGTGCGGGTAGCCAAGTGTTCTGGCGCTCCTACGCGGTCGAGGCCGAGGAAGACGATCTGCCGCCCGCGCCGAAGGATGCGAGCTCGCCGGGCCTCGCCTTTACCGCGACCGGTATCCTGCTGGCCGGGTCGGTGGCGCTGACCGCGCTGGCCGGACCTGCGAGCACCTGGTTGCAGGGCACCTCCGCGCAGCTGTTCACGCCGTCGCAGTATATCGACGCGGTTCTCGCCGGCGCGGAAGAGCGCGCGCAGGAGGCGGCGCGCATCGGCGCCCATGAGCATGGCCATATGGAAGTGAGCGAGGAAATGCAGGCCGAGGACGCGCATGGCGGCGACACCAGTGCCGCCGATCCGCATGCCGACGCTCCGCCCGCCGATCAGGCCGACACCCACACCGGAACCGAGACGGGGCAGGACGCCCCGGCCGCGGCGCATTGAGGGGAGCAAAGAGATGATCCGCAAGATCCTTCCCCACCCCTACCTGACCGTCACGCTGGTGATGGTCTGGCTGATGCTGGCCAATAGCTACACGCTCAATTCGCTGGTCTTCGCGATCCTCGTCGGTCTCGTGATCCCGTGGATCACCGCGCCCTACTGGCCTGCGCGCCCGCGTTTCGCGAAGCCGCTGAAGATCATCGAGTACATCTTCATCGTGATCTGGGATATCATCGTCGCGAATATCACCGTGGCGAAGATCGTGCTCTTCATGCCCAATTCCAAGCTGCACCCCGCCTGGGTCACGGTGCCGCTCGATATCGTCACGCCCGAGGCGGTGACGGTGCTTGCGGGCACGATCACGATGACGCCCGGCACGCTGACGGCGGAGCTGGCCGCCGACGGGCACTCGCTGCTGGTCCACGCGCTGCATGCGCCCGATGCCGATGAGGTGCGCGACGAGATCAAGTCCCGCTACGAGGCCCGCCTGAAGGAGATTTTCGAATGATCACCTATGCCCTGATCTTCGCCATCGCCTGCTATTCGCTGGCGCTGCTGTTCAACCTCTACCGGGTCGTCAAGGCGCCGGGCGTGACCGACCGGGTTCTCGCGCTCGACACGATGGCGATCAACGCGATCGCGATGATCGTGCTGTTCGGCATCTGGGAAGGCACGGCGCTCTTCTTCGAAGCGTCGATCCTTTACGCAATGACGGGCTTCGTGGCGACGGTCTCCTTCGCCAAGTTCATCCTGCGCGGCGACATTATCGAGTGAGGGCGTGATGGAACTGTTCTGGGACATCCTGATTTCCGCGCTGCTCGTGATCGGCGGCATCTTCGGCCTCGTCGGCAGCTTCGGGCTGGTCAAACTGCCCGACCCGATGACCCGCCTGCACGCGCCGACCAAGGCCGCGACGCTGGGCGTGGGCGCGATCCTGATCGCCTCGATGGTCTGGTTCGCGGTGAAGCAGGGCCACGTGACCCTGCACGAGTTGATGGTCACCATCTTCATCTTCCTGACGGCCCCGATCACCGCGCATTTCATCTCGAAGGCCAATATCTTCCGCGACTGGCCGGCCGAGAAACTGCCGAAGCCCGCAGGCGAGGGCGACTGGGCGGTGCACACAGCCGATGCCGATACCTCGAAGGGCGAACTGGCGGTCGAGCGGGAAAAGAACATCCCGCACGAGAACGACTGACGTTGCGAAACGCTTTGACGCGCGCGTAACCCGTGGCAGGCTGATCCCCGGAGGAGATTTCGGGAGATTTTCGCGATGCGGATGCGGCTGATGCTGTCCCATCTGTCGATCTGGGTGATGATCGCAGTCGTCGCCGCGGCGGCCTATTGGATCGCGCAGGGGCCTTGGTGGCTCTGGGCGGTCGCGCTGCTGGGGATCCCGGCGCAGATGCTCAACGAATACGGGCTCCACCGCTACATCTTCCACATGGCGCCACCGAAGCGGCAATGGGCCTTCAACTGGCTCTACCGGGTGCATTACGGCCACCACGAATTCCCGACCTGCTGGCCGCTTCTGTTCGCGCCGCTCTCGGTGATCGTGCCGGTGCTCGTGGGCAATACCGCGCTCCTTTGGGCGGTGCTGTCGCTGATCGGCGTGCCCCATGCGTTCGATATCGCCGTGGCCGTCGTGCCGCTGGGCGGGGCCGCGACCTTCCTCGCCTATGAATGGTTCCACACCACCGCCCATGTCACCGTGAAGAAGACTGCGATCGAGCGCCATGTCTCGACGCTGCACAACCAGCACCATTTCCGCGACTTCTCGAAATGGTTCCACGTCACGGCGGGCGGCGAGGTGATCGACCGGCTGATGGGCACCGCGATTTCGCGCGATCAGCTCAAGACCCAAAGCCGCGTCGAGTTCATCCGCACGCTGGGCCTGCGCCCCGACGATCCGCGCCTGATCGCGGCACGGGAGAAATTCGCGCCGCGCTTCGGGATCACCGAGGCAGAGGTCTCGCGGGCGGGCCATGTCGGTGGGGGCGCTGCCCCCGCGCGCTGACGCGCGCCCCCCGGGATATTTCCGCCAAGAGGAAATTAAACCTTCCGTAACCAGAATCACCTGACCCTGATCTCGCGGAACAGGCGGGGACGCCGATGACCGCCCAAGGGGAAGCGCCCGGCCTGCCGCCCGCAACCGGGTTCGAGCCGGGCGTTTTTCTTCCTCTTGGGCGAAATATCCCGGGGGAGGCCGCAGGCCGGGGGCGGAGCCCCTTACAGGTTGTCGGTCACGCGGAAGCCTTCGGGGATCGTGTCGCGCCCCTCCAGCACCAGATCGACCATCACCTCTGCCACTTTCGGCGCCATCCCGAAGCCGATCTTGAACCCGCCATTGGCGATGAAATGTTCCGGACGGTCGGGCCAGTCGCCCAGCATCGGCGCGCGGGATTTGGCACGCGGGCGCACCCCGGCCCAACGGTCGATCACCGGCGCCTCGGTCAGCGGCGGGCAAAGCGCGCGGGCTTTCTCGATCAGCGCGTCGAGCTGCGCATCGGTCGTGTCCGGGGCATCGAATTCGCGCTCGGAGGTCGACCCGATCGCGACCGTGTCGTCTGAATGGGGAATGATGTGGAGGCTGTCGGCGAAAAGCTGCGGCACGTCTCCTGCCGCGTATCGGAAGAGCGCCGATTGGCCCTTCACGCCGGTGCCGACGGTTTTGCCGACCACCGCGTTCAGCTCTGCCAGTCCTTCCGCGCCGGTCGCGTGGATGACCGGACCGCCCCCCTCGGCCTCGCCGATCACGATCTCCGCGCCCATCGCTTTGAGCGCCGCGACCAGCGCGGCCCCGGCGGCGCGCGGATTGGCGCGGGCGGTGAGCGTGTCATGGATCACGAGCCCGGTGGGCGAGGGGGGCGCGAAGGCGCCGAATTCCGCAGCCTCGGCCACGCGCCATGTGGCGAAGCCCTGCCATAGCTCGGCCGCCCCTGCCGCGCGGTCTTTGGCGCGCGCGATCTGCGCCTCATCCGCCAGCGGCTGCAGTCGACCGAGACGCGCATAGCCCGGATCGCCGCCACCAATGCGCTGCACGTCGGCCCAGAAGGCTTCCGCCATGCGCAGGCTCTCGAATTGGAACTGTTTCTTGGGGTTCCAGTTCTCCGGCACATGCGGGGCGAGCGCGCCGACATGGCCGCCCGAGCTGCCCGCGCCAATGCGGCTGCGCTCGATCAGCCGGACTTTCGCGCCGCGCTTCGCTGCCTGATACGCGATCGCGAGGCCGAAGATGCCGCCGCCGCGCACGGTTATGTCGTGTCTGCCGCTTGTCATTTCGCGCCTCCTGCTTCAAGGCTGGGCCGGAGACTGTGGACTATCCCCGATGAACGCCCCTGACCAGAGCAAAGCCGATCTCGATTGGCGCGATGACCTTGTGCCGGTCTCGCGGCGGTTCGACGATCCCTATTTCAGCCTTGCGGGCGGTCTGGACGAGACGCGGCATGTGTTTCTGGCGGGCAATGATCTTCCCGCGCGGCTGCGTCCGGGCTTTCACGTGGCTGAGCTGGGCTTCGGCACGGGGCTGAACCTGCTGTCGCTGCGGCTGGCCTGTCCCGAGGACTTCCCGATCCGCTTCACTTCTTTCGAGGCCTACCCGATGGAGGCCGACGACATCGCACGGGCGCTGGACGCATTTCCGGAGGTCGCGCCCGTGGCCGGTCCCTATCTGGAAGCTTGGGCTGCAGGGCAGCGCCAGTTTCAACTCGGTCCGATCGCGGTGGAGATCCTCGAGGGCGATGCGCGCGCGGCGCTTCCCGCTTGGGCGGGAAAAGCCGATGCGTGGTTCCTCGACGGGTTCTCGCCCGCGAAGAACCCCGAGCTTTGGGGCGAGGATCTGATGGTCGAGGTCGGCGCGCATACGGTGCCGGGCGGCTCCTTCGCGACCTATACGGCGGCAGGCTTCGTGCGCCGCGCCCTCGAGGCCGCGGGTTTCGAGGTCAACCGCAGCCCGGGTTTCGGGCGCAAACGCCATATGTCGCGCGGGGCGAAACATGGTTGAACAATCGACCCGCCGCGGCATTGCGCTGATGGTCGCCGTGACCTTCATCTTCGCGCTTCAGGACGGCATCTCGCGCCATCTGGCCGAGACCTACAACGTCTACATGGCGCTCATGGTGCGCTTCTGGTTCTTCGCGGCCTTCGTGCTGGTGATCGCGGCGCGCAGCCCCGGCGGGATCAAGCGGGCGACGCGCTCGGGCCTGCCTTGGGCGCAGGTGATCCGCTCGCTCATCCTGATCACCGAAGTGGTCGTGATGGTGCAGGCCTTCGTCTATCTCGGGCTCGTCCATTCCCATGCGGTCTTCGCCTGCTACCCGCTGCTGGTCGCAGGGCTTTCCGGGCCGGTGCTGGGCGAGAAGGTCGGCTGGCGGCGCGTGGCAGCGATCGGGGTGGGCTTCATCGGGGTACTCATCATCCTCAAGCCCGGCTTCGGAGTGTTCTCGCCCTATGCGCTGATCCCGCTGGCGGCGGCGACGCTGTTCGCGCTCTACTCGCTGATGACGCGCTATGTGGGCCGCGTCGATCCGGCCTCGGTGTCCTTCTTCTACACTGGCGTGATCGGGGCGCTGGTGATCACGGCAGTCGGCATCTGGCACTGGGAGAACATGATCGCGTCGGACTGGGCGTGGATGGTCGTGCTGTGCTTCACCGCCGCGACCGGGCATTTCCTGCTGATCAAGGCCTATGAGGTGGCCGAGGCCTCGGCGATCCAGCCCTTCGCCTATCTGCAACTGGTCTTCGCCTCGACGCTGGGCGTCGTCGTCTTCGGCGAGTCGCTGGAATGGAACGTGGTCATCGGCGCGGGCGTCGTGGTCAGCGCGGGGCTCTTTACCCTGTGGCGCGCGCGGGTGGTGGCCGAAGGGTCGTAACCGCCTCTTTCGTTTTGGACAAAATATCCCGGGGTGAGGCTGTCAGGCCGAGGGGCAGCGCCCCTCTCCTCTTTTCATTTGTCGCCCTGCGGCGACGGGGAGGCAACGCCCCTCAATCCGTCACGTCACCGCGCAGGATGTCGGTGAATTTCACCTCGCCCTTGCCCAGCCGCGCGCGGTAGGGCGGGATCGCCTCGGAGACGCGCATCACGTAGTTGCGGGTCTCGGTGAAGGGGATCATCTCGACCCAGTCGATCACGTCGACCGTGCCGATCCGCGGATCGCCGCGATCCTCGATCCAGTTGCGCGGACGTCCGGGCCCGGCGTTGTAGCCCGAGGCGACCAGCACCGAAGACGGTCCGAATTCGTCGCGCAGCTCGGCCAGATAGGCGCCGCCCAGCTTGAGGTTATAGGTCGCGTCGGTCGTCAGCCGTGCCTTCTCGTAGGGCAGACCGGTTTTCTCCGCCATCATCTTCGCGGTGCCGGGCATCAGCTGCATCAGACCCTGCGCGCCCACCGGAGAGCCGACGCCGATCGCGAACTGGCTCTCGCGCCGGGCGACCGCGAGGACGACTTCTTCCGGCACGCCCAGATCATGGCTCGTCAGCCCCGGGATCGGCCAGAGCGCCTGCGCGATGATCTCGCCCTTCAGCGCGGCGCGTTTGCCGATGATCAGCGCGAGATAGGTGTCGTCCTCCTCAAGCGCGAAATTCGTGAGCGCACCGAAATTGCCCGGCCCGAGGCTCTCTTCCAGGTGCAAAACGAAGCGCGCGCCCAGCTCGTTTTCCCCGGCCTCATAGAGCAGCTGCGCGGCCTTGAAGACGGAAGAATGGCGCAGCTTGTAGCGCCGCCAGTCGGGCAGGTCGGGGCCCTTGGCGAAATTCGTGGGCAGGGGCAGGTTCAGCCGCTCCGCCGACAGGAGCCCGTAATAGGCGTCCTGATTTTCCGCGCCTTTGCGCCATGCGGCCTTGGCTTCGTCGCTGCGGCCCAGAACCTCCAGCGCGCGGCCTTGCCAATACCATGCCCGCGACGACGAGATCGGCCCGTCCACCGCCTTCTCGAGATTGTGGAAATGGCTGTAGGCTGTATCGGCGCGGCCCAGTTTCAACGCGGCATAGCCCGCGACCCATTCGAGATCGGCGTAATCCGCGCCGCCCGGTTCCAGATGGTGCGAGGAGGCCAGATCATAGGCACGCTGCGTATTGCCCGCGCGCAGGTCCCAGCGCGACTGATAGCTGCGGAGCGTCGCCCAAAGGTCTGGGTCTTCCAGATCGGTTGCGGATTTCGACCGCTCGAGGATCAGCTCTGCCGCGCCGTCTTCCAGCCCGGCGCGCCAGCGCCACATCGCGCGGTCGCGGGCAAGCCCTGCGGAACGCTCGACCATGTATTGGGGGACGGCGGCGACGAGATCGTCCACGCCCTGCTCGCGTGCCTGCAGGGCGATCCGCGCCTCGGCCACGGCCTTGGTGCCGGGCGTGACCAGACCGATCATCCGGCGCGCATCCGAGAGATGCCCGCGATCGAGCATGTTCTGCATCCGCCCGCCATGATCGGCGGAGATGAGCGAGGGGTAATCGGCCAAGAACTTCGCCTGCTCGTCTTCGTCCATTGGCAGTTGGCGCCACGCGGTCTTGGCGACCTCGGCCGCCAACGCCTTCTGTCCCAGGGCAAGATGCGCACCAATCAACGCCAGCGCGCCGGTGCCGGTCTGCGGCGGACCGAGCTTGAAATAGGCGATCACCTCGCGCGGGGGGATGCCGTCGAGCGTGGCCTCGCCCTTCTCGCGCAGCCACGGCATGCCGGGCCAATCGGCGCGGCGG contains:
- a CDS encoding Na+/H+ antiporter subunit G, with the translated sequence MELFWDILISALLVIGGIFGLVGSFGLVKLPDPMTRLHAPTKAATLGVGAILIASMVWFAVKQGHVTLHELMVTIFIFLTAPITAHFISKANIFRDWPAEKLPKPAGEGDWAVHTADADTSKGELAVEREKNIPHEND
- a CDS encoding Na+/H+ antiporter subunit C — translated: MEVLVASAIGVLTAAGIYMILRLRTFPVVVGMSLLSYAVNVFLFATGRLVINQPPILRDGVTSYTDPIPQALVLTAIVISFGMTAVVVMLALGAFIEAGNDRIDLEEEEDGQ
- a CDS encoding DMT family transporter, with product MVEQSTRRGIALMVAVTFIFALQDGISRHLAETYNVYMALMVRFWFFAAFVLVIAARSPGGIKRATRSGLPWAQVIRSLILITEVVVMVQAFVYLGLVHSHAVFACYPLLVAGLSGPVLGEKVGWRRVAAIGVGFIGVLIILKPGFGVFSPYALIPLAAATLFALYSLMTRYVGRVDPASVSFFYTGVIGALVITAVGIWHWENMIASDWAWMVVLCFTAATGHFLLIKAYEVAEASAIQPFAYLQLVFASTLGVVVFGESLEWNVVIGAGVVVSAGLFTLWRARVVAEGS
- a CDS encoding monovalent cation/H+ antiporter subunit D, whose product is MEHWIIAPVLIPAMLAPLIVLWMRYDLVTQRVASILGMSALLVLAIVLMVSASMGPPEVYRLGNWEPPYGIVLVLDRLSALMLLLTSILGLVIVLYAIGSGWDKRGWHFHSLMQFQMMGINGAFLTGDAFNLFVFFEVLLIASYGLMIHGGGRARLKSGVQYVVYNLAGSTLFLFALGTIYATAGTLNMADLAVKVAEMPSEQTALIKVGAALLMLVFAVKAALVPLQFWLPATYTNAPGPVAALFAIMTKVGTYAIVRVYTLIFPITGTIGTLAHDILLPSAFLTIAIGMIGILGARDMGRTVAYAVIGSVGTMMLAFAQFTQGATTAGLYYMIHSTLIAGAMFLIADLVRERRGRWGLGFTDAPLMKNHGLMAGMFFMGAIAMAGMPPLSGFLGKLMILDATRGQWALWATVLVTSLIAIVGYARAGSQVFWRSYAVEAEEDDLPPAPKDASSPGLAFTATGILLAGSVALTALAGPASTWLQGTSAQLFTPSQYIDAVLAGAEERAQEAARIGAHEHGHMEVSEEMQAEDAHGGDTSAADPHADAPPADQADTHTGTETGQDAPAAAH
- a CDS encoding FAD-binding oxidoreductase, producing MTSGRHDITVRGGGIFGLAIAYQAAKRGAKVRLIERSRIGAGSSGGHVGALAPHVPENWNPKKQFQFESLRMAEAFWADVQRIGGGDPGYARLGRLQPLADEAQIARAKDRAAGAAELWQGFATWRVAEAAEFGAFAPPSPTGLVIHDTLTARANPRAAGAALVAALKAMGAEIVIGEAEGGGPVIHATGAEGLAELNAVVGKTVGTGVKGQSALFRYAAGDVPQLFADSLHIIPHSDDTVAIGSTSEREFDAPDTTDAQLDALIEKARALCPPLTEAPVIDRWAGVRPRAKSRAPMLGDWPDRPEHFIANGGFKIGFGMAPKVAEVMVDLVLEGRDTIPEGFRVTDNL
- a CDS encoding lytic transglycosylase domain-containing protein; this encodes MIRRQFLAALAASSFALSPAALRAASSALSDAFAAANSGNWDEAENLARRVGPLGFDVIEWKRLRDGEGDFADYLDFATRRADWPGMPWLREKGEATLDGIPPREVIAYFKLGPPQTGTGALALIGAHLALGQKALAAEVAKTAWRQLPMDEDEQAKFLADYPSLISADHGGRMQNMLDRGHLSDARRMIGLVTPGTKAVAEARIALQAREQGVDDLVAAVPQYMVERSAGLARDRAMWRWRAGLEDGAAELILERSKSATDLEDPDLWATLRSYQSRWDLRAGNTQRAYDLASSHHLEPGGADYADLEWVAGYAALKLGRADTAYSHFHNLEKAVDGPISSSRAWYWQGRALEVLGRSDEAKAAWRKGAENQDAYYGLLSAERLNLPLPTNFAKGPDLPDWRRYKLRHSSVFKAAQLLYEAGENELGARFVLHLEESLGPGNFGALTNFALEEDDTYLALIIGKRAALKGEIIAQALWPIPGLTSHDLGVPEEVVLAVARRESQFAIGVGSPVGAQGLMQLMPGTAKMMAEKTGLPYEKARLTTDATYNLKLGGAYLAELRDEFGPSSVLVASGYNAGPGRPRNWIEDRGDPRIGTVDVIDWVEMIPFTETRNYVMRVSEAIPPYRARLGKGEVKFTDILRGDVTD
- a CDS encoding Na+/H+ antiporter subunit E → MIRKILPHPYLTVTLVMVWLMLANSYTLNSLVFAILVGLVIPWITAPYWPARPRFAKPLKIIEYIFIVIWDIIVANITVAKIVLFMPNSKLHPAWVTVPLDIVTPEAVTVLAGTITMTPGTLTAELAADGHSLLVHALHAPDADEVRDEIKSRYEARLKEIFE
- a CDS encoding K+/H+ antiporter subunit F: MITYALIFAIACYSLALLFNLYRVVKAPGVTDRVLALDTMAINAIAMIVLFGIWEGTALFFEASILYAMTGFVATVSFAKFILRGDIIE
- the mnmD gene encoding tRNA (5-methylaminomethyl-2-thiouridine)(34)-methyltransferase MnmD, whose amino-acid sequence is MNAPDQSKADLDWRDDLVPVSRRFDDPYFSLAGGLDETRHVFLAGNDLPARLRPGFHVAELGFGTGLNLLSLRLACPEDFPIRFTSFEAYPMEADDIARALDAFPEVAPVAGPYLEAWAAGQRQFQLGPIAVEILEGDARAALPAWAGKADAWFLDGFSPAKNPELWGEDLMVEVGAHTVPGGSFATYTAAGFVRRALEAAGFEVNRSPGFGRKRHMSRGAKHG
- a CDS encoding sterol desaturase family protein; this translates as MRMRLMLSHLSIWVMIAVVAAAAYWIAQGPWWLWAVALLGIPAQMLNEYGLHRYIFHMAPPKRQWAFNWLYRVHYGHHEFPTCWPLLFAPLSVIVPVLVGNTALLWAVLSLIGVPHAFDIAVAVVPLGGAATFLAYEWFHTTAHVTVKKTAIERHVSTLHNQHHFRDFSKWFHVTAGGEVIDRLMGTAISRDQLKTQSRVEFIRTLGLRPDDPRLIAAREKFAPRFGITEAEVSRAGHVGGGAAPAR